A stretch of the Atribacterota bacterium genome encodes the following:
- a CDS encoding helix-turn-helix domain-containing protein: MKEIGEYLKNRRIELGISLDEAEQFLKIRKKYLIAIEEGDESVLPGKTYFVGYLRNYANYLQADQDYINQLLDKSEPVSKPLEPEPQIKRKKLSRHFSQGKRKIRVKKEKKPINIIPLFKIALVILLIGGFIFILNQYLHRMRQPSIPIVENESISPEQNIEQEMLEIALENIEQEEISELDGVVFLEPLPDYKPIEIIANDPSWIKIIQNDQVLYEGVIISEDKILVKSDELISLITASPNRITVSYNNNVLEPQPLENYRLISYQILPSNN, encoded by the coding sequence ATGAAGGAAATAGGAGAGTACTTGAAAAATAGAAGAATTGAACTAGGAATTTCCTTAGATGAGGCAGAACAATTTCTTAAAATTAGAAAAAAATATTTAATTGCTATAGAAGAAGGGGATGAAAGTGTTCTTCCAGGCAAAACATATTTTGTTGGCTATTTAAGAAATTATGCCAATTATCTTCAGGCAGATCAGGATTATATAAATCAACTCCTAGATAAATCAGAGCCAGTTTCTAAACCTCTTGAACCGGAGCCACAAATCAAAAGGAAAAAACTGAGTAGACATTTTTCACAAGGAAAAAGAAAAATACGCGTAAAGAAAGAAAAAAAACCAATTAATATTATTCCTTTATTCAAAATAGCTCTGGTTATACTTTTAATAGGCGGCTTCATTTTTATTCTTAATCAATATTTACATAGAATGAGGCAACCTTCTATCCCTATAGTTGAAAATGAAAGTATCTCTCCAGAACAAAACATAGAACAGGAAATGCTTGAGATAGCTTTGGAAAATATTGAACAAGAAGAAATCTCTGAGCTTGATGGTGTTGTTTTTTTAGAACCCTTACCCGATTATAAACCAATTGAAATTATTGCGAATGATCCGAGTTGGATAAAAATAATTCAGAATGATCAAGTGTTATACGAAGGAGTTATTATCTCTGAAGATAAAATTTTAGTAAAATCAGATGAATTAATTTCATTAATCACCGCTAGTCCAAATAGAATTACAGTATCATATAATAATAATGTTTTAGAACCCCAACCTTTAGAGAATTATCGTCTTATAAGTTACCAAATTTTGCCTAGCAATAATTAG
- a CDS encoding DUF4416 family protein, with protein sequence MGKIIYPNPVKLIFSIISGEDKLFFEAKDLLITFFGIIDMESDFQPFDYTSYYRDEMGEGLKQKIVSFEKLIFPDQLSQIKCSSNKWEFLFSSYRNHSYASGEKKRKVNFDPGYLTLNKFILASTKDGPARIYLTQGIFAEITLRFINKTYCPLEWTYQNYKTESYISFLNKVREQYKKQINYYANINYNI encoded by the coding sequence ATGGGAAAAATTATTTATCCTAATCCAGTCAAATTAATATTTAGCATTATCAGCGGCGAGGATAAACTTTTTTTTGAAGCAAAGGATTTACTAATAACTTTTTTCGGAATAATTGATATGGAAAGTGACTTTCAACCGTTTGATTATACCAGTTATTATCGAGATGAAATGGGAGAGGGATTAAAACAAAAGATAGTATCTTTTGAAAAATTAATATTTCCTGACCAATTAAGTCAGATAAAGTGTAGTAGTAATAAATGGGAGTTTTTATTCAGTTCTTATCGCAATCATTCTTATGCATCAGGAGAAAAGAAGAGAAAAGTAAATTTTGATCCAGGTTATTTAACATTGAACAAGTTCATCTTGGCAAGCACTAAAGATGGTCCTGCTAGAATTTATCTTACACAGGGGATATTTGCTGAAATAACTCTGAGATTTATCAACAAAACATATTGTCCTTTAGAATGGACTTATCAAAACTATAAAACCGAATCATATATATCTTTTCTAAATAAAGTAAGAGAACAATATAAGAAACAGATAAATTATTATGCTAACATCAATTATAATATATAA
- the thpR gene encoding RNA 2',3'-cyclic phosphodiesterase: protein MIRTFIAINLESEIKEYISKIQGDIAQLRNSCNMKIKFIEKDNLHISLKFLGDLNSIEIEKIKITLQNISNEYRQFTIGLSKNVGIFPNFIRPRVLWIGIEKGNGTLLKIFQSIEKELRLESYYQKENQFTAHITLARIKYLKYPKILNDYIRDIQINSISQRIKAIDLMESQLTKDGPIYKIISSFTLVT from the coding sequence ATGATAAGGACATTTATTGCTATTAACTTAGAGAGTGAAATCAAAGAATATATTTCTAAAATACAAGGAGATATCGCACAGTTAAGAAATAGCTGTAACATGAAGATCAAGTTTATCGAAAAAGATAATCTTCACATTTCTTTAAAGTTTTTAGGTGATTTAAATTCAATAGAGATAGAAAAAATCAAAATCACATTACAAAATATTTCCAATGAATACAGACAATTTACTATTGGACTATCCAAAAATGTTGGTATTTTCCCCAATTTCATAAGACCAAGAGTTCTCTGGATAGGTATTGAAAAAGGAAATGGTACACTTCTAAAAATATTCCAATCAATTGAGAAGGAATTGAGATTAGAATCATATTATCAGAAAGAGAATCAATTTACAGCACATATAACCCTGGCTAGGATAAAATACTTAAAATATCCCAAAATATTGAATGATTATATAAGAGATATTCAGATTAATTCTATATCACAGAGAATAAAAGCCATTGATCTTATGGAAAGTCAATTAACCAAAGATGGTCCGATTTATAAGATTATTAGTAGCTTTACACTTGTGACTTAA
- the recA gene encoding recombinase RecA: MKEDKNNVSEREKALKMAMDNIEHRFGKGSIMKFSDRPKVAGSNIISTGSLALDIALGIGGVPRGRIVEIYGPESSGKTTLALNMIAEAQRHKGIAAFIDAEHALDPVYAKNIGINIDELIISQPDTGEQALEITESLVRSNAVDIIVIDSVAALVPKAEIEGDMGDASMGLQARLMSQALRKLTAIINKSRTTTVFVNQIREKIGIIFGNPETTPGGRALKFYASIRLDIRKKASIKKNESNIGITVKVKVVKNKMAPPFQEADFDIIFGKGISKDGDIFNLGYQYGIIQKSGTWFSYNDMQLGQGKENTKSFLSENPELVREIEKKILKAANLPNIENNSSDEQ; this comes from the coding sequence ATGAAAGAGGATAAAAACAATGTTTCGGAAAGGGAAAAAGCTTTAAAAATGGCAATGGACAATATTGAACATCGTTTCGGGAAAGGTTCTATTATGAAGTTTAGTGACCGACCGAAAGTTGCCGGCAGTAATATTATTTCTACTGGCTCCTTAGCACTTGATATTGCATTAGGTATTGGTGGTGTGCCTAGAGGAAGAATAGTAGAAATCTATGGGCCCGAATCATCAGGAAAGACTACTTTGGCTTTAAATATGATTGCAGAAGCCCAGAGGCATAAGGGAATAGCTGCATTTATTGATGCAGAGCATGCTCTTGATCCGGTTTATGCCAAAAATATTGGTATTAATATTGACGAACTTATTATTTCTCAACCAGATACTGGGGAACAGGCATTGGAAATTACTGAATCTTTAGTTAGAAGCAATGCAGTTGATATTATTGTTATTGATTCTGTAGCAGCTCTGGTTCCTAAAGCTGAAATTGAGGGGGATATGGGTGATGCTTCAATGGGCTTACAAGCTCGCTTGATGTCTCAAGCGCTGAGAAAATTAACGGCAATTATTAATAAGTCTAGAACAACGACAGTATTTGTTAACCAAATAAGAGAAAAAATTGGCATTATCTTTGGAAATCCAGAAACAACTCCAGGAGGAAGGGCCTTAAAATTTTATGCCTCCATTAGATTAGATATCAGAAAGAAAGCTTCTATTAAAAAGAATGAATCCAATATTGGCATAACAGTAAAAGTAAAAGTTGTGAAAAATAAGATGGCTCCACCATTCCAGGAAGCTGATTTTGATATTATTTTCGGCAAAGGTATTTCAAAAGATGGAGATATATTCAATTTAGGCTACCAATATGGAATAATTCAAAAATCAGGTACTTGGTTTTCTTACAATGATATGCAATTAGGCCAGGGAAAAGAGAACACAAAATCTTTCTTATCAGAAAATCCTGAATTAGTTAGGGAAATTGAAAAGAAAATATTGAAGGCGGCGAATCTTCCCAATATAGAAAATAATTCATCTGATGAACAATAA
- a CDS encoding regulatory protein RecX yields MNNNYQITNIKVKKNNIYRVKIYINNEFFAEIDSSIINDLDLYISKTVSQNILDIIQQKCKLSEAKNEAIRFLSYRPRSKWEVKKKLRDKKYQLNTINDVINWLKYENLIDDREFSIQWIKYQINKKPAGKIKLRNELYKKGVKREIIDNVINSFFEQDECELSLAYKLIRKKRNSLQAKNIKIEPQKIINLLRSQGFSNPIIQQVYNEFINGENTEP; encoded by the coding sequence ATGAACAATAATTACCAAATAACTAATATTAAAGTTAAGAAAAACAATATATATAGAGTAAAAATATACATCAATAATGAATTCTTTGCAGAAATTGATTCATCTATTATAAATGATTTAGATCTTTATATCAGTAAAACAGTCTCTCAAAATATTTTGGATATTATTCAACAAAAATGTAAACTATCAGAAGCCAAGAATGAAGCTATTAGATTTTTATCTTATAGACCTCGCTCTAAATGGGAGGTTAAAAAGAAATTAAGAGATAAAAAATATCAATTAAATACAATAAATGATGTAATCAATTGGTTAAAATATGAGAATCTTATTGATGACCGAGAATTTTCTATACAGTGGATAAAATATCAAATTAATAAAAAACCTGCTGGAAAAATAAAATTAAGAAACGAGCTATATAAAAAAGGAGTCAAGAGAGAAATCATTGATAACGTTATTAATTCATTTTTTGAACAGGATGAATGTGAGTTATCATTAGCTTACAAGTTAATCAGGAAAAAACGCAATTCTCTTCAAGCAAAAAACATAAAGATAGAACCCCAGAAAATTATTAATTTGTTAAGGAGTCAGGGTTTCTCTAATCCAATTATCCAACAAGTATATAATGAATTTATTAATGGCGAAAATACTGAACCATGA
- the rny gene encoding ribonuclease Y, with translation MKAISIYIISILIILIGIFIGFFLANFIAKTKLSVCEENGKKIIENAKKEAESIKKEAQLQAKEETYQIIRQNEIECQQKRSKLESINEQLIKKSNNLVQKIELIENKQKQIDVKEKEVEQKLQEINQLCQKQRDELLRISKLNIEEAKIDLLNLLEKELSHEAGKIIKNIEEKAKEEGEKKAQNILSLAIQRYSSEYTVESTISVVPLPNEEMKGRIIGREGRNIRTFERIAGVDLIVDDTPEAVIISGFDPIRREIARIALEKLITDGRIQPARIEEVIDSSKKIVENNIKEEGEKAVFETNVRNLNPKLINTLGKLKYRTSYGQNVLQHSKEVAYFAGIMADELGLNTSLCRRAGLLHDIGKSADVEVEGPHALIGADIARKNGESPKVVNAIAAHHEDEKPETAEAILIQAADAISASRPGARREMLETYIKRLQQLEEIANSFEGVEKSYAIQAGREIRIIVNPLEIDDYLAAKLSRDISKKVEKNIDYPGQVKINVIRETRSVEYAK, from the coding sequence GTGAAAGCTATTAGCATATACATTATATCTATTTTAATTATTTTGATTGGAATATTCATAGGCTTTTTCTTAGCCAATTTTATAGCAAAAACAAAATTGTCTGTTTGTGAAGAAAATGGCAAGAAAATAATTGAAAATGCAAAAAAGGAAGCTGAATCAATCAAAAAAGAAGCACAATTGCAAGCCAAGGAAGAAACATATCAGATTATCCGGCAAAATGAAATAGAATGTCAACAAAAAAGATCAAAATTAGAAAGCATAAATGAACAACTAATAAAGAAAAGCAATAATCTGGTGCAGAAAATAGAATTGATTGAAAACAAACAGAAACAAATCGACGTAAAAGAAAAGGAAGTAGAACAAAAACTACAAGAAATAAATCAGCTTTGCCAAAAACAAAGAGATGAGTTATTGAGAATATCCAAGTTAAATATTGAAGAAGCCAAGATAGACTTACTTAATCTTCTTGAAAAGGAATTAAGTCATGAAGCAGGTAAGATTATAAAGAATATTGAAGAGAAAGCCAAAGAAGAAGGCGAAAAGAAGGCACAAAACATTCTATCTCTGGCAATTCAACGTTATTCTTCTGAATATACAGTAGAGTCAACGATATCCGTAGTTCCTCTTCCCAATGAAGAAATGAAGGGTAGAATAATTGGTAGGGAAGGTAGAAATATACGGACTTTTGAACGAATTGCAGGTGTAGATCTTATTGTGGATGACACACCAGAAGCAGTTATTATATCTGGTTTTGATCCTATAAGACGTGAAATTGCCAGAATTGCTTTGGAAAAATTAATTACAGATGGCAGGATTCAGCCAGCTAGAATAGAAGAAGTAATAGATTCTTCAAAGAAGATCGTTGAAAACAATATTAAAGAAGAAGGCGAAAAAGCTGTATTTGAGACAAATGTTAGAAATCTAAATCCAAAACTAATTAATACTTTAGGTAAACTAAAATATAGAACAAGTTATGGACAGAATGTTTTGCAACATTCCAAAGAAGTAGCATATTTTGCAGGGATAATGGCAGATGAACTTGGCTTAAATACAAGTTTATGCAGAAGAGCGGGACTACTTCACGATATCGGAAAATCTGCTGACGTTGAAGTTGAAGGACCACATGCATTAATAGGTGCGGATATTGCTAGAAAAAATGGGGAATCGCCTAAAGTGGTTAACGCTATTGCTGCTCATCATGAAGATGAAAAACCTGAGACGGCAGAAGCAATATTAATACAAGCTGCAGATGCTATCTCCGCTTCTAGACCAGGTGCCAGAAGAGAGATGCTGGAAACTTATATTAAGAGGTTGCAACAATTAGAAGAAATTGCCAATTCATTTGAAGGAGTAGAAAAATCTTATGCTATTCAGGCTGGTCGTGAGATAAGGATTATTGTGAATCCTTTAGAAATAGATGATTATTTAGCAGCAAAACTTTCCAGAGATATTTCTAAAAAAGTTGAAAAGAATATTGATTATCCTGGCCAAGTAAAGATTAATGTTATTAGAGAAACACGCTCTGTAGAATATGCTAAGTAA